The sequence GTAACTCATTTTGTTGTTTTCGTGATTAGTGACGAGATATTCATTATTTGGATCCATGCGAGCTTCGATAAGTGAATGTATTTTTTTGTGAATGGGGATTACTCGGTTTGTTCCAGCTTCTGTTTTAAAACCCCCCCGGAAGTACCTTTTATCAAGATGAATGTTTTCGTTCTTTACTTCAACTAACTCTCCCGGTCGTAAACCTGTATAGATCATGATCAAGACCGTGTCGATAAAATCTAATCTATCGACGTTTTCCCATAACTTTTTAATCTCATCCAAGTTAAATGGCTGCCTAGAACTTTTCGTGTTATCTCTAGGTAACTCCACAAACCTAGCGTAGTCTTTATGAGTTAGATCATTTTCCATAG is a genomic window of Virgibacillus proomii containing:
- a CDS encoding tyrosine-type recombinase/integrase encodes the protein MQAVIDNCDKSHGTKRKIKVLFNQMYKFAMENDLTHKDYARFVELPRDNTKSSRQPFNLDEIKKLWENVDRLDFIDTVLIMIYTGLRPGELVEVKNENIHLDKRYFRGGFKTEAGTNRVIPIHKKIHSLIEARMDPNNEYLVTNHENNKMSYYVYYHEKWKKIMEQLEMDHRPHDCRHTFATLMDNAGANKLSIKRIMGHASKDITDKVYTHKDIEQLLIAIDTLK